In Chitinophagales bacterium, a genomic segment contains:
- a CDS encoding DoxX family protein has product MKRTKIIYWIITGLFLAFMAFSAVPDLLLTQQAHDFMIKLGYADNVTRFLGLAKLLGEIAILIPGFPRIKEWAYAGLFFDLLGAAISMVGMPDGKQGVLFMILPIAFLFLSYYFYHKIRREQGVEQSQVQQPSANS; this is encoded by the coding sequence ATGAAAAGAACCAAAATCATTTACTGGATCATCACCGGGTTGTTTCTTGCCTTCATGGCTTTTTCAGCTGTTCCTGATTTGCTGCTCACACAGCAGGCGCATGACTTTATGATCAAGCTTGGATATGCAGATAATGTCACGCGTTTTTTAGGATTGGCGAAATTGCTTGGCGAAATTGCTATTCTCATTCCCGGCTTTCCGCGCATCAAAGAATGGGCTTATGCCGGTTTGTTCTTCGACCTGTTGGGTGCGGCCATTTCCATGGTGGGAATGCCTGACGGCAAGCAGGGCGTGCTGTTTATGATTCTTCCCATTGCCTTTCTTTTCCTTTCTTACTATTTCTATCACAAGATCAGGCGCGAACAAGGAGTTGAACAATCGCAGGTGCAGCAACCTTCGGCAAATTCTTAA
- a CDS encoding SBBP repeat-containing protein has product MKSKLCYAIMFLSLFSLKANAQAPDWLWAKGIGGINNDDGISIAVDGSGNVFTTGQFEGVGDFDPGLGVFQLTSTVETDIFISKIDSFGNFMWAKAIGGNSFDIGNSIILDASGNVYITGSFNGIVDFDPDSLENFNLTSSGLKDIFVCKLDGNGNFMWAKAMGGTSDDYGRSVAVDAFSNVYTTGSFKEIADFDPDSSTNFNLTSAGSGDIFISKLDWMGNFIWAKSMGGTEYEEGHSIAIDDFGYVCIAGYFSGTVDFDPDSLGIFNLNSEGLTDIFISKLNNSGSFSWAKSIGGITNDKCYSIALDAFSNVYATGYFTGIVDFNPNAGTFNLTSAGDDIFISKLDSSGNFIWGKAIGGTSGDRGLSIALDAFGNVYTTGSFEGTTDFDPDSSGTFNLSSAGSGDMFISKLDSAGNFSWARTSEGISLEEGLSIAIDRFGYTHVTGFLYSPTVLFDNTIISNIDSTSGYNGEFTSDVFIAKLSNTITGIENAQNTNDMSVYPNPATNHLTIALADNHKKVAITITDLTGKMIYSTTATQKTEVNTTDFAQGVYLVQVQAADFTETKKLIVVK; this is encoded by the coding sequence ATGAAATCAAAACTCTGCTATGCAATCATGTTTCTCTCATTATTTTCTTTAAAAGCAAATGCACAAGCGCCGGATTGGTTGTGGGCAAAAGGAATTGGCGGGATTAATAATGATGATGGTATCTCTATAGCCGTTGATGGCTCTGGAAATGTATTCACTACAGGTCAATTCGAAGGGGTAGGCGACTTTGACCCGGGCTTAGGAGTATTTCAATTAACTTCTACTGTAGAAACCGACATTTTTATCTCTAAAATAGACAGTTTCGGAAATTTTATGTGGGCAAAAGCGATTGGGGGAAATAGTTTCGATATTGGTAACTCAATAATTCTTGATGCGTCAGGCAATGTGTATATCACAGGTTCCTTTAATGGTATTGTCGATTTTGATCCCGATTCATTAGAAAACTTTAATCTTACCTCCTCTGGGCTGAAGGATATTTTCGTTTGTAAATTAGACGGTAATGGAAATTTTATGTGGGCAAAGGCAATGGGGGGAACAAGTGACGATTATGGTCGCTCAGTAGCTGTGGATGCTTTCAGCAATGTATACACGACTGGTTCTTTCAAGGAGATTGCCGACTTTGATCCCGATTCCTCAACAAACTTCAATTTAACTTCGGCAGGAAGCGGTGATATTTTTATTTCCAAATTAGATTGGATGGGCAATTTTATATGGGCAAAATCAATGGGAGGAACAGAATATGAAGAAGGTCATTCCATAGCTATTGATGATTTCGGCTATGTGTGCATTGCGGGTTATTTTTCTGGGACAGTTGACTTTGACCCGGATTCGTTAGGAATATTCAATTTAAACTCAGAGGGGCTTACAGACATTTTCATTTCTAAATTAAATAATTCTGGAAGTTTTTCATGGGCTAAATCTATAGGAGGGATAACTAACGATAAGTGCTACTCTATAGCTCTTGATGCTTTCAGTAATGTTTACGCTACAGGCTATTTTACCGGAATCGTTGACTTTAACCCAAATGCAGGAACATTCAATTTAACTTCTGCCGGAGATGACATTTTCATCTCTAAATTAGACAGTTCAGGAAATTTTATTTGGGGAAAAGCAATTGGCGGAACAAGTGGTGACAGGGGACTTTCTATAGCTCTTGATGCTTTTGGTAATGTTTACACGACAGGAAGTTTTGAAGGCACAACTGACTTTGATCCTGATTCATCGGGAACATTTAATCTATCTTCAGCTGGAAGCGGGGACATGTTCATCTCTAAATTAGACAGTGCTGGAAATTTTTCATGGGCAAGAACAAGTGAAGGAATAAGTCTCGAAGAGGGTCTTTCTATTGCAATTGATCGTTTCGGTTATACACATGTTACAGGATTTTTGTATAGCCCTACTGTTTTATTTGATAACACTATTATATCTAATATAGATAGTACTAGTGGTTACAACGGTGAATTCACTTCAGATGTTTTCATTGCAAAGCTTAGTAATACAATCACCGGAATAGAAAATGCACAGAATACTAATGATATGAGTGTTTATCCCAATCCTGCCACCAACCATCTTACCATTGCCTTAGCAGATAACCATAAAAAAGTTGCAATTACCATCACTGACCTCACCGGCAAAATGATTTACTCCACCACTGCAACGCAAAAGACAGAAGTAAATACAACAGACTTTGCACAGGGAGTTTACTTGGTGCAGGTGCAGGCAGCCGATTTTACAGAAACGAAAAAGCTGATAGTAGTAAAATAA